A genomic stretch from Ureibacillus composti includes:
- the rpoN gene encoding RNA polymerase factor sigma-54: MNVQMGMQTIMSQQLTAQMIQHLSILQLTNLELKELVELKTLENPLIDLMDQQEDTWPSAKMLKGSIETDYSMIAMQHTVADFLIEQIPLKATDFERTVLIYLIHSLDERLFLTTDATEVAQRFMMEVEEAERFIHILQSFEPIGVGCQNSTQFLLKHIDQCENVPHFAKDFVIYEMEAIAKMDIVSLRKRYNLTTNEVMSTITFIKELPCMPVISLDEVVATVIPDVSVYCIDGQWVIEVEQKAVPAIRLNDVYVNLLKIEDPTYLKACMRDFTTLAQGLDFRKNTLYAITHYLIEQQPDFFEKGPRALKPMRLKDIAEALDMHESTISRAVKGKYLRTAQGNFAMNDLFVKAINNVTTSTVCDRIAAIIADENKNSPYSDQQIELLLKKEGIKISRRTVAKYREQLNIPSSQKRAYLKEE, translated from the coding sequence ATGAATGTGCAAATGGGAATGCAAACAATCATGTCGCAACAGTTAACTGCACAAATGATTCAACATTTAAGTATTTTACAGTTAACGAATTTGGAATTGAAAGAGCTCGTCGAACTAAAAACATTAGAGAATCCTTTAATTGATTTGATGGATCAACAGGAAGACACATGGCCTTCTGCAAAAATGCTAAAGGGGAGCATTGAAACAGACTATAGTATGATTGCCATGCAACATACGGTAGCCGATTTTCTAATCGAGCAGATTCCATTAAAAGCGACCGATTTTGAACGAACAGTGTTAATTTATTTAATTCATTCTTTAGATGAGCGTTTATTCTTGACTACGGATGCAACTGAAGTAGCACAGCGTTTTATGATGGAAGTAGAAGAAGCGGAGCGATTCATTCATATACTGCAATCATTTGAACCAATTGGTGTGGGGTGTCAAAATAGCACACAATTTTTATTGAAGCATATTGATCAATGTGAGAATGTACCGCATTTTGCCAAAGACTTCGTCATCTATGAAATGGAAGCCATAGCAAAAATGGACATTGTGTCATTAAGAAAACGTTATAATCTGACGACAAATGAAGTAATGTCGACGATTACATTCATTAAAGAGTTGCCATGTATGCCTGTCATTTCTTTAGACGAAGTGGTGGCAACGGTTATACCAGATGTCTCTGTGTATTGTATTGACGGGCAATGGGTGATTGAGGTTGAACAAAAAGCAGTGCCTGCTATTCGTTTAAATGATGTGTACGTCAACCTATTAAAGATAGAGGATCCAACATATTTGAAAGCATGCATGCGTGATTTTACGACACTTGCACAAGGGTTAGATTTCCGTAAAAATACCTTATATGCCATTACACATTATTTAATTGAACAGCAACCAGATTTTTTTGAAAAAGGACCACGTGCCTTGAAGCCGATGCGCTTAAAAGATATTGCAGAGGCATTGGATATGCATGAATCAACCATTAGTCGTGCAGTAAAAGGCAAGTACTTACGAACAGCACAAGGAAATTTTGCGATGAATGACTTATTTGTAAAAGCCATTAATAATGTGACGACCTCGACTGTTTGTGATCGGATTGCTGCTATTATTGCAGATGAAAATAAAAATTCTCCGTATAGCGATCAACAAATCGAACTTTTATTAAAAAAAGAGGGAATTAAGATTTCACGTAGAACGGTTGCTAAATACCGAGAACAGCTAAATATACCAAGCTCTCAGAAGCGAGCATACTTAAAAGAAGAATAG
- a CDS encoding aldehyde dehydrogenase family protein → MTIATDVLYLKSYVNGEWVEAENTVEVINPANQEVIATAPRMTKEQTEEAIRAARVAFDEGEWKNTTAKERSNILNAIANKLEERIEEFATLETQDNGKLYAEAEADVQDAIACFRYYAGIILHPDGETYHVPDNNVQAMVVKEPVGVAGLIVPWNFPLLMSVWKIAPALAAGNTIVYKPAEVTPVTAFKLFEILHELNLPKGVVNMVFGQGSIIGQTISESNDVDMVSFTGSTDVGRGIMRAAAGNLKKISLELGGKSPNIVFADADLEVAVDYGLFGIFLGAGQVCSSGSRILVQDTIYDEYVQRYVERAAKIKVGPGLDPETNMGAIVSEAQMNSILGYIEKGKAEGATLKTGGYRLTENGLDKGFFIAPTVFTDVTPDMTIVREEIFGPVVTIQKFSTEEEAVRLANDTDFGLAGGVFSNDGAKALRVIKQVRAGITWVNDYHPTYVEAPWGGYKQSGIGRSLGKYSLEEFQEVKQINIRLNVEPVGWFPQ, encoded by the coding sequence ATGACAATAGCAACTGACGTATTATACTTAAAAAGTTATGTAAATGGTGAGTGGGTAGAAGCAGAAAATACAGTTGAGGTTATTAACCCTGCGAACCAGGAAGTAATTGCTACAGCACCTCGAATGACGAAAGAGCAAACAGAAGAAGCGATCCGTGCTGCACGTGTAGCATTCGATGAGGGCGAGTGGAAAAACACGACAGCGAAAGAACGTTCAAATATTTTAAACGCAATCGCGAATAAACTTGAGGAGCGTATTGAAGAATTCGCTACATTAGAAACTCAAGATAACGGGAAGTTATATGCAGAAGCAGAAGCAGATGTACAAGATGCAATTGCTTGCTTCCGTTACTATGCAGGGATTATTTTACATCCAGACGGTGAAACATATCACGTGCCTGACAATAATGTTCAAGCGATGGTTGTTAAAGAGCCAGTTGGAGTTGCAGGATTAATCGTACCTTGGAACTTCCCATTACTAATGAGTGTATGGAAAATCGCACCTGCTTTAGCAGCAGGGAATACAATTGTTTACAAACCTGCTGAAGTGACGCCTGTAACAGCCTTCAAGTTATTTGAAATCTTACATGAGCTAAACTTACCAAAAGGTGTTGTGAACATGGTATTTGGTCAAGGCTCCATCATTGGTCAAACGATTTCAGAAAGCAATGATGTAGACATGGTATCCTTCACAGGAAGTACAGATGTAGGGCGTGGCATTATGCGTGCAGCTGCTGGTAACTTAAAGAAGATTTCTTTAGAACTAGGTGGTAAATCGCCAAATATCGTATTTGCAGATGCAGACTTAGAAGTAGCAGTTGACTATGGTTTATTTGGAATCTTCTTAGGTGCTGGTCAAGTATGTTCATCAGGTAGCCGTATTTTAGTACAAGATACAATTTATGATGAATACGTACAACGCTACGTAGAGCGTGCAGCAAAAATCAAAGTCGGTCCTGGTTTAGATCCAGAAACAAACATGGGTGCAATCGTAAGTGAAGCACAAATGAACTCGATCTTAGGCTATATCGAAAAAGGTAAAGCAGAAGGGGCAACTTTAAAAACAGGTGGTTACCGTCTAACTGAAAATGGTTTAGATAAAGGTTTCTTTATCGCACCAACTGTATTTACGGATGTAACACCAGATATGACGATTGTAAGAGAAGAAATTTTTGGACCAGTTGTAACGATCCAAAAGTTCTCAACTGAAGAAGAAGCTGTTCGATTAGCGAATGACACTGATTTTGGTTTAGCTGGTGGTGTCTTCTCAAATGACGGTGCTAAAGCATTACGTGTCATTAAGCAAGTTCGTGCAGGGATTACATGGGTAAATGATTATCACCCAACATATGTAGAAGCTCCATGGGGTGGCTACAAGCAATCTGGTATTGGTCGTAGTTTAGGTAAATATAGTTTAGAAGAATTCCAAGAAGTAAAACAAATTAATATTCGTTTAAATGTTGAACCAGTAGGCTGGTTCCCACAATAA
- a CDS encoding DUF3445 domain-containing protein, which translates to MFTQELDFKTTDLNTFPFPFRSDNYRYSNDLRRLEDTNLVTITPEYELQVRAKRRLLDEQPEVRYQSFPHTMEMQWEFLEMVFEMAVEKYPEHFELIKNGDEWTFKNNILKEEQTFTFGDPSTLPYEPYNFAGRHFHQDFVLMVNREDNFYLEVGQVSYAALFSAHWNTGMSFDEIHGPVPFVSRNGDHLVDRIRKFLLGINPGEPWTRINWNLMANRWDVNYETMDVWEPQRSLITPENAGKLVRLRVEEQKFYRMSRSNAILFVLNTQFLPLEDLQLRQEWFDLTYSVLQDIPEAMAEYKGIAPYLPQSVEYLRRVDEKLKKQALQTQEG; encoded by the coding sequence ATGTTTACACAAGAATTAGATTTTAAAACAACGGACTTAAATACATTCCCATTCCCATTCCGTTCGGATAATTATCGTTATTCCAATGACTTGCGCAGATTAGAGGACACAAACTTAGTAACAATCACACCAGAATATGAATTGCAAGTTCGTGCTAAACGTCGTTTATTAGATGAGCAGCCAGAGGTTCGTTATCAATCATTCCCACACACAATGGAAATGCAGTGGGAATTTTTAGAAATGGTATTTGAAATGGCTGTTGAAAAATATCCTGAACATTTTGAGCTTATTAAAAATGGGGATGAATGGACATTTAAAAATAATATTTTAAAAGAAGAGCAAACATTTACTTTCGGTGATCCATCTACATTACCGTATGAGCCATATAATTTTGCTGGTCGTCATTTCCACCAAGATTTTGTGTTAATGGTTAACCGCGAAGATAATTTCTACCTAGAAGTAGGACAAGTTTCTTATGCTGCTTTATTTTCTGCCCATTGGAATACAGGGATGTCGTTCGATGAAATCCATGGACCAGTACCGTTTGTATCACGTAATGGGGATCATTTAGTAGATCGCATTCGTAAATTCTTATTAGGCATCAACCCAGGGGAGCCTTGGACACGCATTAATTGGAACTTAATGGCCAACCGTTGGGATGTAAACTATGAAACTATGGATGTTTGGGAGCCACAACGAAGCCTGATCACACCTGAAAATGCAGGTAAATTAGTACGCCTACGTGTAGAAGAACAAAAATTCTATCGCATGTCACGCAGTAATGCTATTTTATTTGTTTTAAATACACAGTTCTTACCTTTAGAAGATTTACAACTTCGTCAAGAGTGGTTTGATTTAACTTATAGCGTACTGCAAGATATTCCAGAAGCGATGGCGGAATATAAAGGAATTGCTCCTTATTTACCGCAATCAGTAGAGTATTTACGCCGTGTAGACGAAAAGTTAAAGAAGCAAGCACTACAAACGCAGGAGGGATAA
- a CDS encoding PDR/VanB family oxidoreductase: MRIAGNIPVKIDRIVQETSTIKRFRFVPTEDEKLPAFTGGSHLKTFVSDGETVYEREYSLISDPRNREYYEIAISKDPNSRGGSKHWHEAMKVGDELEISFPRNYFPLNPHAKHHVFYASGIGITPFLSMLQDIQFEQTVELHYAARTPEECAFYEEIIEKYADITTFHFSRVEEPNRLTTDLMKEHRIGSHVYFCGPVNMVEEFRDAAFSYGYPERAVHFELFSSGLDNSNLEPFVVSLTESGKQIQVSEKETLLEALLREGVNAPYACKIGGCGSCEIEVVEGDVEHRDHFLSEENRKQRSTILTCCSRAKSTNLTIKL, from the coding sequence ATGAGAATCGCAGGCAATATTCCTGTTAAAATCGATCGTATTGTACAAGAGACGTCTACGATTAAACGTTTCCGATTTGTACCTACAGAAGATGAAAAGCTACCTGCGTTTACAGGTGGTTCTCACTTGAAAACTTTTGTAAGCGATGGGGAAACAGTATATGAACGTGAGTATTCATTAATTAGTGATCCTCGTAATCGTGAATACTACGAAATTGCGATTAGCAAAGATCCTAACTCACGTGGAGGCTCAAAGCATTGGCATGAAGCAATGAAAGTAGGGGATGAACTTGAAATTTCATTCCCACGAAATTACTTTCCTTTAAATCCACATGCAAAACATCATGTGTTTTATGCATCTGGAATTGGCATTACACCATTCCTATCGATGCTACAAGATATTCAATTTGAACAAACAGTAGAGCTTCATTATGCAGCTCGTACACCTGAAGAATGTGCGTTTTATGAAGAAATAATAGAAAAATATGCGGACATTACGACATTCCATTTTTCACGTGTAGAAGAGCCAAACCGTTTAACAACAGATTTAATGAAGGAACACCGAATAGGCTCTCATGTTTATTTCTGTGGACCAGTTAACATGGTAGAGGAATTCCGTGATGCAGCATTCTCTTACGGTTACCCAGAACGTGCTGTTCACTTTGAATTATTCTCAAGTGGTTTAGATAATTCAAACCTAGAACCGTTTGTTGTTTCCCTAACGGAAAGCGGTAAACAAATTCAAGTATCTGAAAAAGAGACTTTATTAGAGGCACTTCTACGCGAAGGGGTTAATGCACCATATGCATGTAAAATCGGTGGTTGTGGAAGTTGTGAAATTGAAGTTGTAGAAGGTGATGTGGAACACCGAGACCATTTCCTTTCTGAAGAAAATAGAAAGCAACGAAGCACAATTTTAACTTGTTGTTCACGTGCAAAATCTACTAATTTAACTATTAAACTATAA
- a CDS encoding N-acetyltransferase encodes MKIYNATTDDVYSIYELIKIYSDREIVLPRSLLSIYQQLQCLYVVKEENKVVGVAGVHVLGRDLAEVRSLVVHPDYQGKGIGRILVDHIIQESPKLGVERLISLTYQVEFFKKLGFQMAVRDDLPEKVWTDCVNCPKINNCDEIALVKYLQNNESKTAVV; translated from the coding sequence ATGAAGATTTATAACGCGACAACTGATGATGTTTACTCTATTTATGAATTAATTAAAATCTATTCAGATAGAGAGATTGTTTTACCTCGTTCGTTATTATCAATCTATCAACAGTTGCAATGTTTGTATGTTGTGAAGGAAGAAAACAAGGTGGTTGGTGTAGCCGGAGTACATGTTTTAGGAAGAGATTTAGCAGAGGTCCGTTCTTTAGTTGTTCATCCTGACTATCAAGGAAAAGGAATTGGGCGTATTCTGGTTGACCATATTATTCAGGAAAGTCCTAAATTAGGAGTCGAAAGATTAATATCTTTAACATATCAAGTTGAATTTTTCAAAAAGTTAGGATTTCAAATGGCTGTTCGAGATGACTTGCCTGAAAAGGTATGGACTGACTGTGTAAACTGCCCAAAAATCAATAATTGTGATGAAATTGCTTTAGTTAAATATTTACAAAATAATGAATCTAAAACTGCAGTAGTTTAA
- a CDS encoding cytosine permease — translation MSKTKSNVNADIAFAYLPTHKKERKMSFFDLLLVQTVVGLSAFGLLSGAYAGTMVEAGDSLIAVFFGNAFPMFLIAPVAFYFAKYGVDTFVGYRSALGYNGVVAFFILFYLLSLGYSALALFMAGESLSSAFKVVNAPEFLSGSVGPTVCAIILFFIAFIIVLRGPNAIRKFNIIAVPSFFLFLIALIIAVVFSDHIPALNKLTPVEPFENHTRSFMTALEINVALGFSWLPYLGQYSRLAKSSKSAYSASFYSYGIIVVVAAIVGAIAALISGSMYPGDWMNAIMGSKFAIIGLILLTVANLGATLFLMYSFAISFKTLFSKSSWIIAVSTLLPTIILLLNSTFYDAFNIFMSVISFSMASLGGILIADYFFVKNQNISLRDLYNTKGKYNYWFGFNPSAIVTLVASYFFFWGIYNPITLEAKGLFLKITAGIPTFFLACVLYYVCAKFIFRFEVDRVSAKDEKFKEYLLKTKTSL, via the coding sequence ATGTCTAAAACAAAATCAAATGTAAATGCAGATATTGCGTTTGCTTATTTACCAACACATAAAAAAGAAAGAAAAATGAGCTTTTTCGATTTATTGCTAGTCCAGACGGTCGTTGGTCTATCTGCATTTGGCCTACTATCTGGAGCATATGCAGGAACAATGGTTGAAGCTGGCGATTCATTAATTGCAGTATTTTTTGGAAATGCTTTTCCGATGTTTTTAATTGCACCAGTTGCTTTTTATTTCGCGAAGTATGGAGTGGATACCTTTGTAGGTTATCGCAGTGCGCTTGGTTATAACGGCGTCGTCGCATTCTTTATCTTGTTTTATTTGCTGTCATTAGGCTATAGCGCTTTAGCTTTATTTATGGCAGGTGAATCGCTATCAAGTGCATTCAAAGTGGTCAATGCTCCGGAGTTTCTTTCTGGCAGTGTAGGTCCAACTGTTTGTGCGATTATATTATTTTTCATAGCCTTTATCATCGTATTACGGGGGCCGAATGCGATTCGTAAATTCAATATTATTGCGGTACCGTCATTTTTCTTATTTTTAATCGCACTAATTATTGCGGTTGTATTTTCAGACCATATACCTGCTTTAAATAAGTTAACGCCGGTAGAACCGTTTGAAAATCATACACGATCGTTTATGACGGCACTTGAGATTAATGTTGCATTAGGCTTTTCTTGGTTACCTTATTTAGGCCAATATAGCCGTTTGGCAAAATCATCAAAGTCAGCTTATTCCGCTAGTTTTTATAGCTACGGAATCATTGTAGTAGTCGCAGCGATCGTTGGGGCAATTGCGGCACTCATTTCAGGTTCTATGTATCCAGGAGATTGGATGAATGCCATTATGGGTAGCAAATTTGCCATTATTGGATTGATTTTATTAACAGTTGCAAATTTAGGAGCGACATTGTTCTTGATGTACTCATTTGCAATTAGCTTTAAAACACTATTTTCAAAAAGTTCATGGATTATAGCGGTAAGTACATTATTACCAACGATTATCTTGTTATTAAATTCAACGTTCTATGATGCATTTAATATTTTCATGAGTGTCATTTCGTTCTCGATGGCTAGTTTAGGAGGCATTTTAATAGCCGATTATTTCTTCGTGAAAAACCAAAATATTTCTTTGCGTGATCTGTACAACACAAAAGGAAAGTATAACTACTGGTTCGGCTTTAATCCTTCCGCAATCGTAACATTAGTGGCAAGTTATTTCTTCTTCTGGGGGATCTACAACCCTATTACGTTAGAAGCAAAGGGATTATTTTTGAAGATTACAGCTGGTATTCCGACATTCTTCCTGGCATGTGTTTTGTACTATGTGTGTGCGAAATTCATTTTTAGATTTGAAGTGGATCGTGTATCAGCAAAAGATGAGAAATTTAAAGAATATTTACTAAAAACGAAAACATCACTTTAG
- the argJ gene encoding bifunctional glutamate N-acetyltransferase/amino-acid acetyltransferase ArgJ gives MQKVGEIKEESNLQGQMPKGFYTCVKNLGIKDDTLDFTVILSSELANAAAMFTQSRFCGSPIPIGRENVANGKLQCFVINSKNANVATGEQGIQNVKEIVNLVAQELEIAPEDILPSSTGVIGHQLPMDKIRNGIKNLKADLVEGQLEKSAVAIMTTDTYPKLKMCKVGDATLVGIAKGSGMIEPNMATMLSYFVTDAEIPSDTLQTIFNEAVNKSFNMVSVDADTSTSDTVAIMANGLAGKVDLQEFKEALIDMSIGLAKEIARDGEGATKLVEITVDEASSFAQAKKIAKSIVNSPLVKTAIFGKDPNWGRIAMAIGKCEDELDIHPENVSIYFGDLLIYQGRPLGDENLIEIQNYLENSEIKIRVSLGTGTHEATVWGCDLSYDYVEINGAYTT, from the coding sequence ATGCAAAAAGTGGGAGAAATAAAAGAAGAAAGTAACCTACAAGGACAAATGCCTAAAGGTTTCTACACGTGCGTGAAGAACCTTGGGATCAAAGATGACACGCTTGATTTTACTGTGATCTTATCTTCAGAGTTAGCCAATGCAGCTGCCATGTTTACACAAAGCAGATTTTGTGGGTCTCCTATCCCTATAGGAAGGGAAAATGTAGCGAATGGAAAATTACAGTGCTTTGTTATTAATAGTAAGAATGCCAATGTAGCTACAGGTGAACAAGGAATTCAAAATGTGAAAGAAATCGTTAATTTGGTAGCACAGGAGCTAGAAATCGCACCAGAAGATATCCTACCTTCTTCTACAGGAGTAATCGGACATCAATTACCGATGGATAAAATTAGAAACGGTATTAAGAATCTAAAAGCAGATTTAGTAGAAGGCCAGTTAGAGAAATCCGCAGTCGCTATCATGACAACTGATACGTATCCTAAATTAAAAATGTGCAAAGTCGGTGACGCTACATTAGTTGGGATCGCTAAAGGGTCAGGGATGATTGAACCTAATATGGCAACAATGTTGTCCTATTTTGTGACAGATGCAGAAATTCCTTCTGATACATTGCAAACTATTTTTAATGAAGCGGTTAATAAATCATTTAACATGGTAAGTGTTGATGCAGATACGAGTACAAGTGACACTGTAGCGATTATGGCAAATGGATTGGCTGGAAAAGTTGACTTACAAGAATTTAAAGAAGCTTTAATTGACATGAGTATCGGCTTGGCAAAAGAAATTGCACGCGATGGGGAAGGCGCTACAAAATTAGTTGAGATTACTGTAGATGAGGCATCTAGCTTTGCACAGGCTAAAAAAATTGCGAAAAGTATCGTCAATTCGCCGCTTGTGAAAACTGCGATATTCGGTAAAGATCCAAACTGGGGAAGAATCGCAATGGCAATCGGAAAATGTGAAGATGAATTAGATATTCATCCGGAAAACGTTTCAATTTATTTTGGAGATTTATTAATTTATCAGGGCAGACCATTAGGGGACGAAAATTTAATTGAGATCCAAAACTATCTGGAGAATTCTGAAATAAAAATCAGAGTTTCACTTGGAACAGGAACACATGAAGCGACTGTTTGGGGTTGTGATTTGTCATATGACTATGTAGAAATTAATGGTGCTTATACAACGTAA
- a CDS encoding S-layer homology domain-containing protein, with protein MEKIKKVAKIVATIGLAGGIALSSVGSASAAQVHYKDVNKADNFYKSVEYLLSEDAISKTLPNFRPYENITRGQFASIFAKVLDLDVANVENPNFIDVPTTHQFYKYISALENEGIIGGKSDGTFGVNEPLTRGQMAGILVKAYEIPLVGVQDVRRHNNYKQLDIVENNSKYINEVLGEHARIEDYKFKGEWGQQIGTMNYFGLISGNGNGDLTPSQPVKRSQLANMLYQIQSKDVNEKFVFLEVEELKRLGIINYHHGKLEEESVIKINDWVTDDKSYHYWYDPIIQNDQPYYDYAEYVIFEPKKEGVAYFINNDSIKIIVSKDNEGKWKVDFEKVIEENPNTTGDTSPTITKDKVSTETE; from the coding sequence ATGGAGAAAATAAAAAAAGTTGCTAAGATAGTAGCAACTATAGGGCTAGCTGGTGGGATCGCTCTTTCATCAGTAGGTAGTGCATCGGCCGCGCAAGTTCATTATAAGGACGTAAACAAAGCGGATAACTTCTATAAATCAGTAGAATACTTATTAAGTGAAGATGCCATCAGTAAAACTTTACCGAATTTCCGACCATACGAAAATATTACACGAGGGCAGTTTGCTAGTATTTTTGCGAAGGTATTGGATTTGGATGTGGCAAACGTTGAAAATCCAAACTTCATAGATGTTCCGACTACACATCAATTCTATAAATACATCTCAGCACTTGAGAATGAAGGGATTATCGGTGGTAAAAGTGATGGTACGTTCGGTGTCAATGAACCTTTAACTCGTGGGCAAATGGCTGGTATTTTAGTCAAAGCATATGAAATTCCTCTTGTTGGTGTTCAAGATGTTCGTAGACATAACAACTATAAACAACTTGATATAGTAGAGAATAATAGCAAATATATTAATGAGGTTTTGGGTGAACATGCGAGAATTGAAGACTATAAATTTAAAGGTGAATGGGGTCAACAAATTGGCACAATGAATTATTTTGGACTGATTAGTGGCAATGGGAATGGAGACCTAACGCCTAGCCAACCAGTTAAGCGTTCACAACTTGCTAATATGCTTTATCAAATTCAAAGCAAAGACGTAAATGAAAAATTTGTATTCTTAGAGGTAGAAGAGTTAAAGAGATTGGGAATCATAAACTATCACCATGGTAAGTTAGAAGAAGAAAGTGTTATTAAAATAAATGATTGGGTTACTGATGACAAGTCTTATCATTATTGGTATGACCCTATTATTCAAAATGACCAACCATATTATGACTATGCAGAATATGTGATATTCGAACCTAAAAAAGAAGGTGTCGCTTATTTTATTAATAATGATTCGATAAAAATTATTGTCTCCAAGGATAACGAAGGTAAATGGAAAGTTGATTTTGAAAAAGTTATTGAAGAAAATCCAAACACAACAGGCGATACATCTCCGACTATAACTAAAGACAAGGTTTCTACTGAAACTGAATAA
- a CDS encoding sigma 54-interacting transcriptional regulator gives MEQVTILSQMFDFSIVTKENGEILEYFASNDTYKNNLSLHKNIVSFEEEVFSNPIFSSLVVSDEKQTFLQQTWNKHRVLTYVIHSNGNYIFGYNIIEKPAEVKKKPLNFNSDFIVKSPAMTKVAAQIQKAANAGATTLLLGESGVGKEKAARAIYLSGSRKDQPFVAINCGALPETLIESELFGYTEGSFTGAQKSGKIGKFREANKGVIFLDEIGELSLSMQVKLLRVLQERIVTPIGSSKEYPIDVQIIAATNKSLINMVNEGSFREDLYYRLNIIPITIPPLRERAVEIPELIELFTTICNNKYNCNRLFSNTAIDFLTLQEWPGNVRELENFIERTIILADEDIISIQTARDFLDAPSSNQVAEKNFSINKLIPLQEAQELIEEQLITMAMEKYNSLKLAANVLGISPPTMTRKYKKIKEMKEEAQMLFSTRHILESELDKRLRATAVVTSVSISPTVLEEAVKQPNNTKYLDTLSEQLTQIYTREEGVQWGFIFVRDHEGNIVNLTSSEGFVIPVGSTYIGSDIILKSIDNAFKGIVSVTPVYEDEYGEWKTCCSPLYDSEGKVIAILGFDYSKEYVNNELHKLSESLNISLS, from the coding sequence ATGGAACAAGTAACAATTTTGTCTCAGATGTTTGACTTTTCGATTGTTACAAAGGAAAATGGTGAGATTTTAGAGTACTTCGCAAGCAATGATACGTATAAAAATAATTTATCTTTACATAAAAATATTGTTTCCTTTGAAGAGGAAGTTTTTAGTAATCCAATTTTTTCATCGCTTGTAGTGAGCGATGAAAAGCAAACGTTTCTCCAACAAACATGGAACAAGCACCGTGTGTTAACGTACGTCATTCATTCTAACGGTAACTATATATTTGGCTACAATATCATTGAAAAGCCAGCAGAAGTGAAGAAGAAACCTTTGAATTTCAACAGCGACTTTATAGTCAAAAGTCCAGCAATGACTAAAGTAGCTGCACAAATTCAAAAAGCGGCAAATGCAGGAGCGACAACGCTTCTTTTAGGCGAATCGGGTGTCGGTAAAGAAAAAGCAGCACGTGCAATTTACCTGTCAGGTTCGCGAAAGGATCAGCCTTTTGTGGCTATTAACTGCGGTGCTTTACCGGAGACATTAATTGAAAGTGAATTATTTGGCTATACAGAAGGCTCGTTTACAGGCGCCCAAAAGTCGGGGAAAATCGGGAAATTTCGCGAGGCAAATAAAGGAGTTATTTTCTTAGATGAAATCGGCGAGCTGTCATTATCGATGCAAGTAAAGCTTTTACGCGTCTTACAAGAGCGGATCGTCACGCCAATTGGTTCTTCGAAGGAATACCCAATTGATGTCCAAATAATTGCAGCAACAAACAAATCACTGATTAATATGGTCAATGAGGGGTCATTTAGGGAGGATTTATATTATCGCTTAAATATTATCCCAATTACGATTCCACCTTTACGCGAACGTGCCGTTGAGATTCCGGAACTGATCGAGCTCTTCACCACAATTTGTAATAATAAATATAATTGTAACCGCCTGTTCTCTAATACGGCTATTGACTTTTTAACATTACAAGAGTGGCCTGGAAATGTACGGGAACTGGAGAATTTTATTGAACGTACGATAATTTTAGCGGATGAGGACATCATCTCCATACAAACCGCGCGTGATTTTTTAGATGCACCAAGCAGTAATCAAGTGGCGGAAAAGAACTTTTCCATTAATAAGCTAATACCATTACAAGAAGCCCAGGAGTTAATTGAAGAGCAACTGATTACAATGGCAATGGAAAAATATAATTCTTTAAAACTTGCCGCAAACGTTTTAGGGATTAGCCCTCCAACGATGACCCGCAAATATAAAAAGATTAAAGAAATGAAAGAAGAAGCTCAGATGCTGTTTAGTACACGTCATATTTTAGAAAGTGAATTAGATAAGCGGTTGCGTGCGACTGCCGTCGTGACATCTGTCTCAATATCACCCACCGTATTGGAAGAGGCCGTCAAGCAACCAAACAATACAAAATATCTTGACACATTATCTGAACAACTTACCCAAATCTATACAAGAGAAGAAGGGGTGCAATGGGGGTTTATTTTTGTGCGTGATCACGAAGGCAACATTGTGAATCTCACTTCGAGTGAAGGCTTTGTGATTCCAGTTGGTAGTACTTATATTGGTAGTGATATTATTTTAAAATCCATTGATAATGCGTTTAAAGGCATTGTGAGTGTGACCCCCGTTTATGAAGATGAATACGGTGAATGGAAAACATGTTGCTCACCATTGTATGACTCAGAAGGTAAAGTCATCGCTATTTTAGGCTTTGATTACTCAAAGGAGTATGTAAATAATGAATTACACAAATTAAGTGAGTCCTTAAACATCTCTCTTTCTTAA